One Streptomyces sp. V4I8 genomic window carries:
- a CDS encoding zinc-binding dehydrogenase yields MFAVYAARIDRDEPLSGLELGERPAPEARAGWSTVNVKAASLNHHDLWSLRGVGLPEERLPMILGCDAAGIDEDGNEVVLHSVIGQSGHGVGPREPRSILTEQYQGTFAERVAVPTWNVLPKPKELSFEEAACLPTAWLTAYRMLFTNAGVRPGDSVLVQGAGGGVATAAIVLGKAAGLRVFATSRDEAKRKRALELGAVEAVESGARLPERVDAVIETVGAATWSHSVKSLKPGGTLVISGATSGDRPSHAELTRIFFLELKVVGSTMGTKDELEDLLAFCAATGVRPVIDEVLPMERAREGFERLASGEQFGKIVLTN; encoded by the coding sequence ATGTTCGCTGTCTATGCCGCCCGAATCGACCGCGACGAGCCGCTCTCCGGACTGGAGTTGGGGGAGCGTCCGGCTCCTGAGGCCCGCGCCGGTTGGAGTACCGTCAACGTCAAGGCCGCCTCGCTCAATCATCACGATCTCTGGTCCCTGCGGGGCGTGGGTCTGCCCGAGGAACGGTTGCCGATGATCCTTGGCTGCGATGCGGCCGGGATCGATGAGGACGGCAATGAGGTCGTCCTGCACTCTGTGATCGGACAGAGTGGGCATGGGGTGGGGCCCAGGGAGCCTCGGTCCATCCTCACCGAGCAGTACCAGGGGACGTTCGCGGAGCGGGTCGCCGTGCCTACGTGGAACGTTCTTCCCAAGCCCAAGGAGCTCTCCTTCGAGGAGGCGGCCTGTTTGCCGACGGCTTGGCTGACCGCGTATCGGATGCTGTTCACGAACGCGGGGGTACGGCCGGGGGATTCCGTGCTCGTGCAGGGGGCCGGGGGTGGCGTGGCCACCGCTGCCATCGTGCTCGGCAAGGCCGCGGGGCTGCGGGTCTTCGCCACCAGTCGGGATGAGGCCAAGCGGAAGCGGGCCTTGGAGCTGGGGGCCGTGGAGGCCGTGGAGTCCGGGGCTCGGCTGCCGGAGCGGGTCGATGCCGTGATCGAGACCGTCGGTGCCGCTACCTGGTCGCACTCCGTGAAGTCGCTGAAGCCCGGGGGCACGCTGGTCATTTCCGGTGCCACGAGTGGGGATCGGCCCTCGCATGCCGAACTCACCCGGATCTTCTTCCTGGAGTTGAAGGTCGTCGGGTCCACCATGGGGACGAAGGACGAGCTCGAGGATCTGCTTGCCTTCTGTGCCGCGACGGGTGTGCGGCCGGTGATCGACGAGGTGCTGCCCATGGAGCGGGCCCGTGAGGGCTTCGAGCGCCTGGCGTCGGGGGAGCAGTTCGGGAAGATCGTGCTCACCAACTGA
- a CDS encoding amino acid ABC transporter ATP-binding protein encodes MTAMVKAEGVHKSFGPVQVLQGIDLEVQTGEVFCLIGPSGSGKSTFLRCINHLEKINAGRLYVDGELVGYRQKGDKLYELKDSEVAQQRRDIGMVFQRFNLFPHMTAAENVMEAPIQVKGVSKAQAKERARELLDRVGLADKAGNYPAQLSGGQQQRVAIARALAMDPKLMLFDEPTSALDPELVGDVLDVMRDLAESGMTMVVVTHEMGFAREVGDSLVFMDGGVVVESGDPREVLTNPQHERTQAFLSKVL; translated from the coding sequence ATGACGGCCATGGTGAAGGCCGAGGGCGTCCACAAGTCCTTCGGCCCCGTACAGGTCCTCCAGGGCATCGACCTGGAGGTGCAGACCGGCGAGGTGTTCTGCCTCATCGGCCCGTCCGGCTCCGGCAAGTCGACGTTTCTGCGGTGCATCAACCACCTGGAGAAGATCAACGCCGGTCGGCTGTACGTCGACGGTGAGCTGGTCGGCTACCGCCAGAAGGGCGACAAGCTGTACGAGCTCAAGGACAGCGAGGTCGCGCAGCAGCGGCGGGACATCGGCATGGTGTTCCAGCGGTTCAACCTGTTCCCGCACATGACAGCCGCGGAGAACGTCATGGAGGCGCCGATCCAGGTCAAGGGCGTGAGCAAGGCCCAGGCCAAGGAGCGGGCGCGGGAGCTGCTGGACCGTGTCGGCCTGGCCGACAAGGCCGGCAACTACCCCGCACAGCTCTCCGGCGGCCAGCAGCAGCGCGTGGCCATCGCCCGGGCGCTGGCGATGGACCCGAAGCTGATGCTCTTCGACGAGCCGACCTCGGCCCTCGACCCGGAGCTGGTCGGTGACGTCCTCGACGTCATGCGCGACCTGGCCGAGTCCGGCATGACGATGGTCGTCGTCACCCACGAGATGGGCTTCGCCCGCGAGGTCGGCGACAGCCTGGTCTTCATGGACGGCGGCGTGGTCGTCGAGTCCGGCGACCCCCGCGAGGTCCTGACCAACCCGCAGCACGAGCGGACGCAGGCCTTCCTGTCCAAGGTGCTCTGA
- a CDS encoding Clp protease N-terminal domain-containing protein — protein sequence MFERFTKDARAVVTGAVAHAERGGAACVDAEHLLLSLLDREGSRASFALASLGGGARLESVRRQLGEARRRGGLSQAEADALAGLGIDVGEIVARVEEAHGVGALSGGREDKGWWSGRRSFSREAKDVLERALRIAVARRDRHIGDEHILLALTSRPGVPAEALADHGVSYESVTRVLYGGGEAKAG from the coding sequence ATGTTCGAGCGGTTCACGAAGGATGCCCGTGCGGTGGTGACGGGGGCGGTTGCGCATGCCGAGAGGGGCGGGGCGGCCTGTGTTGATGCCGAGCATCTGCTGCTCTCCCTGCTGGACCGGGAGGGGAGTCGAGCTTCGTTCGCGCTTGCCTCGCTCGGGGGTGGGGCCCGGCTGGAGTCCGTGCGGCGGCAGCTGGGCGAGGCTCGGCGGCGGGGCGGGCTGTCGCAGGCCGAGGCCGATGCGCTGGCCGGGCTGGGGATCGATGTGGGGGAGATCGTCGCCCGCGTGGAGGAAGCGCACGGGGTCGGGGCGTTGTCCGGTGGGCGGGAGGACAAGGGGTGGTGGTCGGGGCGGCGGTCGTTCAGCCGGGAGGCCAAGGACGTGCTGGAGCGGGCGTTGCGTATCGCCGTCGCCCGTCGGGATCGGCACATCGGTGATGAGCACATTCTGTTGGCGCTGACCAGCCGTCCTGGGGTGCCCGCCGAGGCTCTCGCCGATCACGGGGTGAGCTATGAGTCCGTCACGCGGGTGCTGTACGGCGGGGGAGAGGCCAAGGCCGGGTGA
- a CDS encoding DUF4097 domain-containing protein produces the protein MSEWSVAEPSKLTFDEPVSELQVRIVNGTVNVVGTDEGSARLEVSEIEGPPLVVTQRDGTLTVAYEDLPWKGFLKWLDRKGWRRSAVVSLAVPADTRIEVGVVGAGAVVSGIHGPSVVKGVTGDTTLVGLSGPVRADTVSGNLEAQAVTGDLRFNSVSGDLTVVEGSGPSVKADSVSGSMIVDLDPEGPTDIRLTSVSGEIAIRLPAPADADVEANTASGRISNAFEGLRVHGQWGAHKITGRLGAGTGKLRATTVSGSIALLRRPPREDEPWEAEAWEEPEPPVTDATTDPLTDTHPTSGENSVSGQSDNPTDTPPDAPPHAPADGTTDKKVL, from the coding sequence ATGTCCGAGTGGTCCGTAGCAGAGCCCAGCAAGCTCACCTTCGACGAGCCGGTGAGCGAGCTCCAGGTGCGCATCGTCAACGGAACGGTGAACGTCGTGGGGACGGACGAAGGTTCCGCCCGCCTGGAGGTCTCCGAGATCGAGGGCCCGCCCCTCGTGGTGACCCAGCGGGACGGCACGCTGACCGTGGCATACGAGGACCTGCCCTGGAAGGGCTTCCTGAAGTGGCTCGACCGCAAGGGCTGGCGCCGCAGCGCGGTGGTCTCCCTGGCGGTGCCGGCCGACACCCGCATCGAGGTGGGCGTGGTCGGCGCCGGGGCGGTGGTCTCCGGGATCCACGGCCCGTCGGTCGTCAAGGGCGTCACCGGCGACACGACACTCGTCGGCCTGTCCGGCCCGGTCCGCGCCGACACCGTCTCCGGGAACCTGGAGGCCCAGGCCGTCACCGGCGACCTCCGCTTCAACTCCGTCTCCGGCGACCTCACGGTCGTCGAGGGCTCCGGCCCCTCCGTGAAGGCCGACTCCGTGAGCGGCTCCATGATCGTCGACCTCGACCCGGAGGGTCCCACCGATATCCGACTGACCAGTGTCTCGGGCGAGATCGCCATTCGCCTGCCGGCCCCGGCGGACGCGGACGTCGAGGCCAACACCGCGAGCGGCCGGATCTCCAACGCCTTCGAGGGCCTCCGGGTGCACGGCCAGTGGGGCGCCCACAAGATCACCGGCCGCCTGGGCGCCGGCACCGGCAAGCTCCGGGCGACGACGGTCTCCGGCTCGATCGCACTGCTGCGCCGCCCGCCCAGGGAGGACGAGCCATGGGAGGCGGAGGCCTGGGAGGAGCCCGAACCGCCGGTCACGGACGCGACGACCGACCCGCTGACCGACACCCACCCCACCTCGGGGGAGAATTCCGTCTCCGGCCAGAGCGACAACCCGACGGACACCCCACCCGACGCCCCGCCCCACGCCCCGGCCGACGGCACGACCGACAAGAAGGTGCTCTGA
- a CDS encoding ABC transporter substrate-binding protein, translating to MTASSTRRTTATRSRLAAVGSIAVAGALILTGCGDQTNDSGGSANETGKSSAAPLFDKLPKKIQDAGVIKAGTNAEYAPMEFQEGGKIVGVDPDIAAALGEKLGVEFQFTSGSFDGLITALNSGRYDVAMSSITDTPQRQEGLDDKGKKLGPGVDFVDYFTAGTAVYVQKGNPKKINSIEDLCGQTAAVQRGTTYEKALQTQSKACTDDGKKKINIESFENDTEAQTRVKSGGAVAGVNDYPVAVDLARKSGGGNDFEVVGEQVDAGPFGIAVNKDNKELTAALEEAVNAIIEDGTYKKILEKWGAESGAIDKAAINGGK from the coding sequence ATGACCGCAAGCTCCACCCGTCGTACGACCGCCACGCGCTCCCGGCTGGCAGCGGTCGGCTCGATCGCGGTCGCAGGCGCCCTGATTCTCACCGGCTGCGGTGACCAGACGAACGACAGCGGCGGCAGCGCCAACGAGACGGGGAAGTCGAGTGCCGCCCCGCTGTTCGACAAGCTGCCCAAGAAGATCCAGGACGCCGGCGTCATCAAGGCCGGCACGAACGCCGAGTACGCCCCGATGGAGTTCCAGGAGGGCGGCAAGATCGTCGGCGTCGACCCCGACATCGCCGCCGCGCTGGGCGAGAAGCTGGGCGTGGAGTTCCAGTTCACCTCCGGCTCCTTCGACGGCCTGATCACCGCCCTGAACTCGGGCCGCTACGACGTCGCCATGTCCTCCATCACGGACACCCCGCAGCGCCAGGAGGGCCTGGACGACAAGGGCAAGAAGCTCGGCCCGGGTGTCGACTTCGTCGACTACTTCACGGCCGGCACCGCCGTGTACGTCCAGAAGGGCAACCCGAAGAAGATCAACTCGATCGAGGACCTCTGCGGTCAGACGGCGGCCGTGCAGCGCGGCACGACGTACGAGAAGGCGCTGCAGACCCAGTCCAAGGCCTGCACGGACGACGGCAAGAAGAAGATCAACATCGAGTCGTTCGAGAACGACACCGAGGCCCAGACCCGTGTGAAGTCGGGCGGCGCGGTCGCCGGCGTCAACGACTACCCGGTGGCCGTGGACCTGGCCCGCAAGTCCGGCGGCGGCAACGATTTCGAGGTCGTCGGCGAGCAGGTCGACGCCGGTCCGTTCGGCATCGCGGTGAACAAGGACAACAAGGAGCTCACCGCGGCCCTCGAAGAGGCCGTCAACGCCATCATCGAGGACGGTACGTACAAGAAGATCCTCGAGAAGTGGGGCGCCGAGTCCGGCGCGATCGACAAGGCCGCGATCAACGGCGGCAAGTGA
- a CDS encoding DUF6104 family protein: MYFTDRGIEELEKRRGEEEVTFEWLAEQLRTFVDLNPDFEVPVERLATWLARLDDEDDDV; the protein is encoded by the coding sequence GTGTACTTCACCGACCGAGGCATCGAAGAACTGGAGAAGCGGCGCGGCGAGGAAGAGGTCACCTTCGAGTGGCTGGCCGAGCAGCTGCGCACGTTCGTCGACCTGAACCCTGACTTCGAGGTGCCGGTGGAGCGGCTGGCGACCTGGCTGGCCCGGTTGGACGACGAGGACGACGACGTGTAG
- a CDS encoding NADP-dependent malic enzyme, which produces MAAEIVNPRSGGNTDQDGGVEPLDSFDPAFALHRGGKMAVQATVPVRDKDDLSLAYTPGVAKVCSAIAEQPELVHDYTWKSSVVAVVTDGTAVLGLGDIGPEASLPVMEGKAILFKQFGGVDAVPIALACTGVDEIVETVVRLAPSFGGVNLEDISAPRCFEIERKLQERLDIPVFHDDQHGTAVVTLAALRNAARLTGKGLGDLRAVISGAGAAGVAIAKMLVEAGIGDVAVADRKGIVSADRDDLTSVKRELAGFTNKAGITGSLEAALEGADVFIGVSGGTVPEEAVASMAEGAFVFAMANPNPEVHPHVAHKYAAVVATGRSDFPNQINNVLAFPGIFAGALQVRASRITEGMKIAAAEALAAVVGDDLAADYVIPSPFDERVAPAVTAAVAAAARAEGVARR; this is translated from the coding sequence GTGGCAGCGGAGATCGTCAATCCTCGCAGCGGCGGCAATACCGATCAGGACGGCGGGGTCGAGCCCCTCGATTCCTTCGATCCGGCGTTCGCGCTGCACCGTGGCGGCAAGATGGCCGTGCAGGCCACCGTGCCGGTCCGGGACAAGGACGACCTGTCCCTGGCGTACACGCCCGGCGTCGCGAAGGTGTGCAGCGCGATTGCCGAGCAGCCGGAGCTCGTGCACGACTACACGTGGAAGTCCTCCGTCGTCGCCGTCGTGACCGACGGCACGGCCGTTCTCGGACTCGGGGACATCGGGCCCGAGGCCTCCCTTCCGGTGATGGAGGGGAAGGCGATTCTGTTCAAGCAGTTCGGCGGCGTCGACGCCGTGCCGATCGCTCTCGCCTGCACCGGCGTCGACGAGATCGTCGAGACCGTGGTGCGGCTCGCGCCGTCCTTCGGTGGTGTGAACCTGGAGGACATCTCGGCGCCCCGGTGCTTCGAGATCGAGCGGAAGCTGCAGGAGCGGCTGGACATTCCGGTCTTCCACGACGACCAGCACGGTACGGCCGTCGTGACGCTGGCCGCGCTGCGGAACGCTGCGCGGCTGACCGGGAAGGGTCTCGGGGATCTGCGAGCCGTGATCTCGGGGGCCGGGGCGGCTGGTGTCGCCATCGCGAAGATGCTGGTCGAGGCCGGGATCGGGGACGTCGCGGTGGCCGACCGCAAGGGCATCGTGTCGGCCGACCGGGACGATCTGACGTCGGTCAAGCGGGAGCTTGCCGGGTTCACGAACAAGGCGGGCATCACCGGGTCGCTGGAGGCGGCCCTGGAGGGTGCCGACGTCTTCATCGGAGTTTCCGGTGGGACGGTGCCGGAGGAGGCTGTCGCCTCCATGGCCGAGGGCGCGTTCGTGTTCGCCATGGCCAACCCGAACCCGGAGGTGCATCCCCACGTCGCGCACAAGTACGCGGCGGTCGTGGCGACCGGGCGGTCCGACTTCCCGAACCAGATCAACAACGTGCTGGCGTTTCCGGGGATCTTCGCGGGGGCGCTTCAGGTGCGGGCGTCCCGGATCACCGAGGGCATGAAGATCGCTGCGGCTGAGGCGTTGGCGGCTGTGGTGGGGGACGACCTCGCCGCGGACTATGTCATTCCGTCGCCGTTCGACGAGCGGGTGGCGCCGGCGGTTACGGCTGCGGTGGCTGCGGCGGCTCGGGCGGAGGGTGTTGCTCGGCGGTGA
- a CDS encoding helix-turn-helix transcriptional regulator, translated as MPPVFAHGRLRLYLLKLLDEAPRHGYEVIRLLEERFQGLYAPSAGTVYPRLAKLEAEGLVTHTTEGGRKVYAITDAGRAELADRSGELADLELEIRESVAELAAEIRADVRGAAGDLRREMRAAASEARQDNGARADAPFGDFSDYTDKEAWRAAKEEMRRAKQEWKEQARRAKDESRRAREEAQRARRQAKEAQDRARSEAQEEVQRIARRVQEHVQDHFVRGDWPTGVREGLTELAKEFGEFGKDYGKEFGRDFGFGRQDTPRSPQPHPDYSDTPEDFPADYEPAWAHEPPTDDPPRDLDRLLDRFRDDIRDAARDHGVTPDQLRDARRHLSTAAAHIGSLLRPPKR; from the coding sequence ATGCCTCCCGTCTTCGCCCACGGCCGCCTCCGCCTCTACCTGCTGAAGCTGCTGGACGAGGCCCCGCGCCACGGCTACGAGGTGATCCGCCTCCTCGAAGAGCGCTTCCAGGGGCTGTACGCACCCTCGGCCGGCACCGTCTACCCCCGGCTGGCCAAGCTGGAGGCCGAGGGCCTGGTCACCCACACCACCGAGGGCGGTCGCAAGGTGTACGCCATCACGGACGCGGGCCGCGCCGAACTGGCCGACCGCAGCGGCGAACTGGCCGACCTGGAGCTGGAGATCAGGGAGTCCGTCGCGGAACTGGCCGCCGAGATCCGGGCCGATGTCCGCGGAGCGGCGGGCGACCTGCGGCGCGAGATGCGGGCAGCGGCGTCCGAGGCACGCCAGGACAACGGCGCCAGGGCGGACGCCCCCTTCGGTGACTTCTCCGACTACACCGACAAGGAGGCGTGGCGCGCCGCCAAGGAGGAGATGCGCCGCGCCAAGCAGGAGTGGAAGGAACAGGCCCGGCGCGCCAAGGACGAGAGCCGCCGCGCCCGCGAGGAGGCCCAGCGCGCTCGGCGCCAGGCAAAGGAGGCCCAGGACCGCGCCCGGAGCGAGGCCCAGGAGGAGGTCCAGCGCATCGCCCGCCGGGTCCAGGAACACGTGCAGGACCACTTCGTGCGCGGTGACTGGCCGACGGGCGTACGGGAGGGCCTGACGGAACTGGCCAAGGAGTTCGGCGAGTTCGGCAAGGACTACGGCAAGGAGTTCGGCCGGGACTTCGGCTTCGGCCGCCAGGACACCCCCAGGTCACCCCAGCCCCACCCCGACTACTCGGACACCCCCGAGGACTTCCCCGCCGACTACGAACCCGCCTGGGCCCACGAGCCCCCCACCGACGACCCGCCCCGCGACCTGGACCGCCTGCTCGACCGCTTCCGCGACGACATCCGCGACGCCGCCAGGGACCACGGCGTGACACCGGACCAGCTCCGCGACGCCCGCCGCCACTTGTCGACGGCGGCAGCCCACATCGGATCACTGCTGCGCCCACCGAAGCGCTGA
- a CDS encoding HTH domain-containing protein yields the protein MGEATDLAERAGDRDPRVGLRAVAALRRLLEQLEAVQVRSARNQGWSWQEIAAELGVSRQAVHKKYGRR from the coding sequence ATGGGTGAAGCTACAGATCTTGCCGAGCGGGCCGGGGATCGCGATCCGCGGGTCGGGTTGCGGGCCGTGGCGGCGTTGCGCCGGCTGTTGGAGCAGCTGGAGGCGGTGCAGGTGCGCAGTGCGCGCAATCAGGGGTGGTCATGGCAGGAGATCGCCGCGGAACTCGGGGTCAGCAGGCAGGCCGTGCACAAGAAGTACGGGAGGCGTTGA
- a CDS encoding amino acid ABC transporter permease: MTDKFDKEPADAKPSAAVSKEGGAIPPEAIKAIPVRHYGRWVSGVIVLALVALLVNAFATAEKIQWNAVGDYVFDSTVLAGAGRTLLISVLAMVMGVVLGVILAVMRLSKNPVTSWVAWVYIWFFRGTPVYVQLLLWFNLALIFPVLNLGPIYKDEMVDVMTPFMAALLGLGLNEAAYMAEICRAGLMAVDEGQTEASHALGMSHAKTLRRIVIPQAMRVIVPPTGNEFINMLKTSSLVYAVTYNELLRATSTIGSTSYAVMEMLFVACIWYLVMTSVFSVFQYYLERRYARGSTRNLPPTPWQRIKVNMMAFSRERGSSV, encoded by the coding sequence GTGACTGACAAGTTCGACAAGGAGCCGGCCGACGCGAAGCCGTCGGCCGCCGTCTCCAAGGAGGGCGGGGCCATCCCGCCCGAGGCGATCAAGGCCATTCCGGTACGGCACTACGGCCGCTGGGTCAGCGGTGTCATCGTGCTGGCCCTGGTGGCGCTGCTCGTCAACGCCTTCGCCACCGCCGAGAAGATCCAGTGGAACGCCGTCGGCGACTACGTCTTCGACTCCACGGTTCTCGCCGGTGCCGGCCGCACCCTGCTGATCAGCGTCCTGGCGATGGTCATGGGTGTGGTCCTGGGCGTGATCCTGGCCGTGATGCGGCTCTCCAAGAACCCGGTGACGAGCTGGGTGGCCTGGGTCTACATCTGGTTCTTCCGCGGTACGCCGGTCTACGTCCAGCTCCTCCTCTGGTTCAACCTGGCGCTGATCTTCCCGGTCCTGAATCTCGGTCCGATCTACAAGGACGAGATGGTCGACGTCATGACCCCGTTCATGGCCGCCCTGCTGGGCCTGGGCCTGAACGAGGCGGCGTACATGGCGGAGATCTGCCGCGCCGGTCTGATGGCCGTCGACGAGGGCCAGACCGAGGCCTCGCACGCGCTCGGCATGAGCCACGCGAAGACCCTGCGCCGGATCGTGATCCCGCAGGCGATGCGGGTGATCGTGCCGCCGACCGGCAACGAGTTCATCAACATGTTGAAGACCTCGTCGCTGGTGTACGCGGTGACGTACAACGAACTGCTGCGCGCCACCTCCACGATCGGCTCCACGTCGTACGCCGTGATGGAGATGCTGTTCGTGGCGTGCATCTGGTACCTGGTCATGACCAGCGTGTTCAGCGTCTTCCAGTACTACCTGGAGCGTCGTTACGCCCGGGGCTCGACGCGGAACCTGCCGCCGACGCCGTGGCAGAGGATCAAGGTCAACATGATGGCCTTCAGCCGCGAAAGGGGCAGTTCGGTATGA